Proteins from a single region of Alloscardovia omnicolens:
- a CDS encoding HAMP domain-containing sensor histidine kinase, producing MLRKLRLRFTLIAALAVLIITIVPITVLNLASHWESGRETGVLLHLINANRGTLPSERVDNVLGGIIDDGDAQHYQYFSIVRDYHGSLSVTSKRNLDNLSDDQILSSADAILQTTSSSGTVVIGDQSFSYQVSPENSGTRLSAININAQIANRSRLFHISLVMFLIALFFFISVAAIISKWAVQPFVDNYQKQKRFITNAGHELKTPLAIISANTELQEMMEGESEWSASTKAQVERMTALINQMVSLARLEEQPDMTLGDVNLSETVLNAASSFKSSVLRDGKKFHMDIAENIHIKAEAKSAFELVNILVDNANKYCDDGGTVSVTLRKSRNPRYSAHLEVTNTYKEGKGKDYSHFFERFYRDDESHTRNTPSHKTTSGFGIGLNMAQSMVKLFKGRIDVRYSEDTIIFVVRL from the coding sequence ATGCTTAGAAAACTGCGTTTACGCTTTACCCTGATTGCTGCTTTAGCCGTCCTGATTATTACAATTGTGCCCATCACAGTGCTGAATCTTGCATCTCACTGGGAGTCGGGCCGTGAAACGGGCGTGCTTTTACATCTGATTAATGCAAACCGTGGTACGCTGCCCTCAGAAAGAGTGGATAACGTTTTGGGTGGCATTATTGACGATGGGGATGCGCAACACTATCAATATTTCAGTATTGTGCGCGATTATCACGGCAGTCTCAGCGTTACGAGTAAACGCAATCTAGATAATCTTTCCGACGACCAAATTCTTTCCTCCGCCGACGCAATCCTGCAAACAACCAGCTCATCCGGAACGGTAGTCATTGGTGACCAAAGTTTCTCCTACCAAGTTTCGCCTGAGAATTCAGGAACGAGATTATCAGCCATCAATATCAACGCACAAATAGCTAATCGCAGTCGACTTTTTCATATTTCTCTTGTGATGTTTCTGATTGCGCTCTTCTTCTTTATTAGTGTGGCTGCCATTATTTCTAAATGGGCAGTGCAACCTTTTGTAGATAATTATCAGAAGCAAAAACGTTTTATTACTAATGCTGGTCATGAGCTGAAAACTCCATTGGCTATTATTTCTGCCAATACTGAGCTACAAGAAATGATGGAGGGTGAAAGCGAGTGGAGCGCATCCACGAAAGCTCAAGTGGAACGCATGACAGCCTTAATCAATCAGATGGTATCTTTAGCACGATTAGAAGAACAACCTGATATGACGCTGGGTGATGTCAACCTTTCTGAAACTGTGCTGAACGCAGCGTCGAGTTTTAAGAGTTCCGTGTTGCGCGATGGTAAAAAGTTCCATATGGATATAGCTGAGAATATTCACATTAAAGCAGAAGCAAAATCTGCATTTGAATTGGTGAATATTCTGGTCGATAACGCGAATAAATACTGTGATGATGGCGGCACGGTATCCGTTACACTGCGCAAATCGCGCAACCCGCGCTATAGTGCACATTTAGAAGTGACGAACACCTATAAGGAAGGCAAAGGAAAAGACTATTCTCATTTCTTTGAACGCTTTTACCGCGACGATGAATCGCATACCCGTAATACGCCATCACATAAAACAACCTCCGGTTTCGGCATTGGACTGAATATGGCTCAAAGTATGGTTAAGCTATTTAAAGGTCGTATTGACGTGCGATACAGCGAGGATACTATTATTTTCGTAGTAAGACTTTAG
- a CDS encoding CrcB family protein encodes MSVITLLTISLCGGLGAVVRFVVDTMIKLKTTTIFPWSTLIINTLAGLLFAACVIFVRDYDATWYALCTSGFLGGFSTFSTAMNEIIQLARARHWVDCVIYALWTIALPVCAVLTGVAIFTAMHG; translated from the coding sequence GTGTCTGTCATAACGCTTCTCACCATTAGCCTGTGTGGCGGTTTAGGTGCGGTGGTCCGCTTTGTTGTTGACACCATGATTAAGCTAAAAACAACAACTATTTTTCCTTGGTCGACGCTCATTATTAATACATTGGCGGGTCTGCTTTTTGCGGCTTGTGTCATTTTTGTGCGCGACTATGACGCCACATGGTATGCACTTTGTACGAGCGGCTTTCTTGGTGGATTCTCAACTTTCTCCACGGCGATGAACGAGATTATTCAGCTAGCGCGCGCTCGCCATTGGGTGGATTGCGTTATTTACGCTTTATGGACTATTGCTCTGCCCGTATGTGCAGTGCTGACAGGCGTGGCTATTTTTACTGCTATGCACGGATAA
- a CDS encoding DUF1801 domain-containing protein → MPTTQHTPALLPNDFEEYLNGPRVPDTTREFMRELLTWMIENHPELETRVAWNQPMFTHHGTFIVGFSASKQHLSFAAEDVVLERMRADLTDAGYKCLKRTANFPLSKPLPFDLLNRAIAEQMELKKDVTSFWLPDEMNPYKC, encoded by the coding sequence ATGCCTACTACCCAACACACGCCAGCTCTTTTACCTAACGATTTTGAAGAGTATCTAAACGGACCTCGAGTACCGGACACGACGCGTGAGTTTATGCGTGAACTACTCACATGGATGATCGAAAATCATCCTGAACTTGAGACCCGTGTTGCATGGAATCAGCCAATGTTCACGCATCACGGAACTTTTATTGTGGGCTTTTCCGCCTCGAAACAGCATCTCAGTTTCGCCGCAGAAGACGTGGTGTTGGAACGTATGCGCGCTGACCTGACTGATGCTGGATACAAATGCTTAAAACGCACAGCGAACTTCCCTCTGAGCAAGCCACTTCCTTTTGACTTACTCAACCGTGCTATTGCGGAGCAGATGGAGCTTAAAAAGGACGTGACAAGTTTCTGGCTACCAGATGAGATGAATCCATATAAATGCTAG
- a CDS encoding CrcB family protein — MAKHRSSASAHKPVRKARAARTPLTDVWIYVVVFVGGSVGTALRYLLTTALNGQPHTLSIRWGTFSANMIASFAYAFLVAVLAQTLLSDQASAPSRRAGELLTRGLGMGVCGGLSTMSTLALEIAASGLGWAYASISLLAGITMAVLGALLGSGLGKILDSHGDESNHSQGRANTSRARRAGHAQVKSQDFSDRTSHRAATRQKASENSSRSRARKHRRH, encoded by the coding sequence GTGGCAAAACACAGGTCTTCGGCTTCGGCGCATAAACCGGTAAGAAAGGCTCGTGCCGCTCGCACGCCTTTAACAGACGTATGGATTTATGTGGTGGTATTTGTGGGAGGTAGCGTGGGCACAGCACTACGCTACCTGCTCACAACCGCGCTGAACGGTCAACCGCATACGCTGTCTATTCGCTGGGGAACTTTCAGTGCTAATATGATTGCCAGTTTCGCCTACGCTTTTCTGGTAGCTGTGTTGGCGCAAACTTTATTATCTGATCAAGCCTCAGCACCTTCTCGTCGTGCCGGTGAACTCTTAACACGCGGCCTGGGTATGGGTGTATGCGGTGGATTATCTACTATGTCTACTCTCGCCTTGGAAATTGCGGCCAGCGGTTTGGGATGGGCATACGCCAGTATTTCTTTATTAGCTGGTATAACGATGGCCGTTCTCGGTGCCCTTTTGGGCAGCGGCTTAGGAAAAATCCTTGATTCTCACGGTGACGAATCTAATCACTCTCAAGGACGTGCGAATACTTCACGCGCTCGCAGAGCAGGTCATGCTCAAGTCAAGTCGCAGGATTTCTCGGATCGGACTAGCCATCGAGCTGCTACGAGGCAAAAAGCTAGTGAAAATTCTTCACGTTCACGTGCGCGTAAACATCGCAGGCATTAA
- the fbaA gene encoding class II fructose-bisphosphate aldolase, which translates to MTVATPEQYSAMLAAAREGGYAFPAINVTSSQTLNAALQGFAQAESDGIIQISVGGSAYLSGQTLKNRVVGSRAFAAYAREVASQYPNITVALHTDHCAEQYLGEWVDPLLDLEIEQVKRGEDPLFQSHMWDGSTVELGRNLQIAQRLLEKSAAAHTVLEIEIGAVGGEEDGHRAEINEKLYSTPADAARVAHELGLSTDDNGQARYMAAFTFGNVHGAYKPGVVKLRPELLQDIQSETATAYAQAPGAHDNKPFYLVFHGGSGSTEDEIARAVRYGVVKMNIDTDTQYAFTRAIAGHMMSNYDKVLKIDGEVGDKSLYDPRSWGREAEDSMAARVVEACVQLGSAGKALA; encoded by the coding sequence ATGACAGTAGCAACACCAGAACAATATTCCGCCATGTTGGCGGCAGCTCGTGAAGGCGGTTACGCTTTTCCCGCAATTAACGTGACTAGCTCCCAAACGCTCAACGCCGCTTTACAAGGTTTTGCACAGGCTGAGTCCGATGGCATTATTCAAATATCGGTGGGCGGTTCTGCATATTTAAGCGGTCAAACACTCAAAAATAGAGTAGTGGGTTCGCGTGCCTTTGCTGCTTATGCGCGCGAAGTAGCCAGCCAGTATCCGAATATTACGGTGGCGCTGCACACGGATCACTGCGCAGAACAATATTTAGGTGAATGGGTTGACCCTTTGCTTGACCTTGAAATCGAACAGGTAAAACGTGGTGAAGATCCGCTTTTCCAATCCCATATGTGGGACGGTTCAACTGTTGAGCTAGGTCGTAATCTGCAGATTGCTCAGCGTTTACTGGAAAAATCTGCTGCGGCGCATACTGTGTTGGAAATTGAAATCGGTGCTGTGGGCGGTGAAGAAGATGGACATCGTGCAGAAATCAACGAAAAGCTGTATTCAACTCCTGCAGATGCCGCTCGGGTTGCGCACGAGTTAGGTTTGAGCACTGATGACAATGGGCAAGCGCGTTATATGGCTGCATTCACTTTTGGCAACGTTCATGGTGCGTATAAGCCAGGCGTGGTGAAACTTCGTCCGGAATTACTGCAAGATATTCAAAGCGAAACAGCTACTGCATATGCTCAAGCTCCAGGAGCGCACGATAATAAGCCATTTTATTTAGTATTCCATGGCGGTTCTGGCTCTACTGAGGACGAGATTGCTCGCGCTGTGCGTTACGGTGTGGTCAAAATGAATATTGATACAGACACTCAATATGCTTTTACCCGTGCAATAGCAGGACACATGATGAGCAATTATGATAAAGTCCTCAAAATTGATGGCGAAGTGGGAGATAAATCCCTGTATGATCCGCGTTCTTGGGGGCGTGAGGCAGAAGATTCTATGGCAGCGCGTGTGGTTGAAGCTTGCGTGCAATTAGGTTCGGCAGGAAAAGCGCTCGCATAA
- a CDS encoding GTP pyrophosphokinase family protein encodes MTDLAQAKAVPSPSIHSPSVSGSSMYGMYRPAMDRVLSYVVTRLEAANERTRNATGYSLYEHINVRIKADDSMREKCERKGYSPTEHSALKEVRDAIGIRVVTGFIDDIQLVVDELRSMDGISIVEEKDYVFNAKPNGYRSYHVIASVNDPDGTVPDCEGQIPGSYYVEVQIRTIAMDSWAALEHELKYKKGIKNQERIVAELKRCADELASCDMSMQTIRHLMNAKDNGAD; translated from the coding sequence ATGACCGACCTAGCACAAGCGAAAGCCGTGCCTAGCCCCTCTATTCATAGCCCCTCTGTTTCTGGTTCGTCTATGTACGGAATGTATCGTCCTGCTATGGATCGCGTTCTTTCCTACGTTGTCACAAGGTTAGAAGCAGCCAACGAGCGTACGCGTAACGCTACCGGATACAGTTTGTACGAACATATTAACGTGCGTATTAAAGCAGACGATAGTATGCGCGAAAAGTGTGAGCGAAAAGGCTACAGTCCCACCGAGCATAGTGCATTAAAAGAGGTACGTGACGCTATTGGCATTCGTGTTGTTACAGGTTTTATTGACGATATTCAGCTTGTAGTTGACGAACTGCGTTCTATGGACGGCATCAGTATTGTAGAAGAAAAAGATTACGTTTTTAATGCTAAGCCAAATGGATACCGCTCTTATCATGTGATTGCCAGCGTGAATGATCCCGATGGAACAGTTCCTGATTGTGAGGGACAGATTCCAGGTTCTTATTATGTAGAAGTGCAGATTCGTACTATTGCCATGGATTCGTGGGCTGCTTTAGAGCATGAGTTGAAATATAAAAAGGGTATTAAAAATCAGGAGCGTATTGTTGCTGAGTTAAAGCGTTGCGCAGATGAACTCGCTTCTTGCGATATGAGTATGCAAACTATTCGTCATCTTATGAATGCCAAAGATAATGGAGCTGATTAA
- a CDS encoding adenylosuccinate synthase → MPGVILVGAQWGDEGKGKATDLIGGQVDYVARFNGGNNAGHTVVVGDESYALHLLPSGIVNSNVTPVIGNGVVVDPEVLLEEISGLEARGVDCSKLLISDSAHIIAPYHRVIDKVTERYAGKRKIGTTGRGIGPAYADKINRVGIRVHDLYNPEVLHDKVEASLRQKNQMLVKIYNQRAIDVEETVAYLLDLGEKIRRYVANTGLLLNQALDRGDVVLFEGGQATMLDVDHGTYPYVTSSNPTSGGACTGTGVGPTKISRVIGVSKAYITRVGEGPFPTELDNEDGEWLRQQGHEFGVTTGRPRRCGWFDSVVNRYATQVNGLTDIVLTKLDVLTGLKTIPICVAYDVENADGTHTRYDEMPTDQDAFARATPIYEEMPGWDEDISHIHNFEDLPQTTQNYVRRLEELSGCRISAIGTGPQRDHIISVHSLLD, encoded by the coding sequence ATGCCAGGCGTTATTCTTGTAGGAGCTCAATGGGGCGACGAAGGAAAGGGCAAAGCTACCGACCTTATTGGTGGTCAGGTCGATTACGTTGCCCGTTTTAATGGCGGTAATAATGCTGGACACACGGTTGTGGTGGGCGATGAATCTTACGCATTGCATTTATTGCCTTCCGGTATTGTGAACTCAAACGTAACTCCTGTAATCGGTAACGGTGTTGTAGTAGATCCTGAAGTGCTGTTGGAAGAAATTTCTGGATTAGAGGCACGCGGTGTTGACTGCTCTAAGCTGCTTATTTCTGATTCCGCACATATTATTGCGCCATATCATCGCGTTATTGATAAAGTTACTGAGCGTTATGCAGGAAAGCGTAAAATCGGTACAACTGGCCGCGGTATTGGTCCTGCGTATGCAGACAAAATTAACCGTGTGGGTATTCGCGTACACGATTTGTATAATCCTGAAGTGCTGCATGATAAGGTTGAAGCCTCATTGCGCCAAAAGAATCAAATGCTGGTGAAGATCTACAATCAGCGCGCTATTGATGTAGAAGAAACCGTTGCATATCTCCTTGATTTAGGTGAGAAGATTCGTCGTTACGTAGCTAATACCGGTTTACTTCTCAATCAAGCTTTAGATCGTGGCGATGTGGTGCTTTTTGAGGGCGGACAAGCAACTATGCTGGATGTGGATCACGGTACGTATCCATATGTCACCTCTTCGAACCCAACATCGGGCGGCGCCTGCACAGGAACTGGTGTTGGCCCAACGAAGATCTCTCGCGTTATTGGTGTTTCCAAAGCATATATCACACGCGTGGGTGAAGGTCCATTCCCAACTGAGCTGGATAATGAAGACGGTGAATGGCTGCGTCAACAAGGTCATGAATTTGGCGTAACTACAGGTCGTCCTCGCCGTTGCGGATGGTTCGATTCTGTTGTAAACCGTTACGCAACCCAGGTCAATGGTCTTACTGATATTGTGCTTACCAAGTTGGATGTGCTTACTGGCTTGAAGACTATTCCTATTTGCGTAGCTTACGATGTGGAAAATGCTGATGGCACGCATACGCGCTATGACGAGATGCCAACAGACCAGGATGCTTTTGCGCGCGCAACTCCTATTTATGAAGAGATGCCGGGCTGGGATGAGGATATTTCCCACATTCACAATTTTGAGGATTTGCCACAAACAACTCAGAATTATGTGCGTCGTTTGGAAGAGCTATCCGGTTGCCGTATTTCCGCTATTGGAACGGGTCCACAGCGTGACCACATTATTTCCGTTCATTCCTTACTTGACTAA
- a CDS encoding response regulator transcription factor — MKILIAEDEPALRRAYTVALERQGYEVVVAANGQEALDKADSHAFDVMIFDIMMPIKTGLEAVEELRARGNSTYIIMLTAMSEVDDRVTGLDMGADDYLTKPLSLKELLARLRSLERRFDTNFASKEISCGNITLNVREQEVSAHSSMRLNANEAKLLEYLILNAQNSPVTHDDVYAHVFENNDEKDDGYVWIYMSYIKNKLKAIGAHVRITGDEGGPYSLEIVDA, encoded by the coding sequence ATGAAAATTCTCATTGCTGAAGATGAGCCTGCATTACGTCGCGCGTATACGGTGGCTTTAGAACGTCAAGGCTATGAGGTTGTAGTAGCAGCGAACGGTCAGGAAGCTCTTGATAAGGCTGATAGCCATGCTTTTGACGTTATGATTTTTGATATTATGATGCCCATTAAAACTGGTTTAGAGGCTGTAGAGGAATTGCGCGCTCGCGGCAATTCCACATATATTATTATGCTTACTGCGATGTCCGAGGTGGACGATCGCGTTACCGGGCTTGACATGGGCGCTGATGATTATTTGACGAAGCCTTTATCTCTTAAGGAGCTACTGGCGCGCTTACGTTCTTTGGAGCGTCGCTTTGACACGAATTTTGCGAGTAAAGAGATTAGCTGCGGCAATATTACGCTGAATGTGCGTGAGCAGGAAGTATCTGCCCACAGCTCCATGCGCTTAAACGCTAACGAAGCAAAACTCTTGGAATACTTGATTTTGAACGCACAGAATAGTCCTGTTACGCATGACGATGTGTATGCTCATGTGTTTGAGAATAATGACGAAAAAGATGATGGCTACGTGTGGATTTATATGTCCTATATAAAAAACAAGCTGAAAGCCATCGGTGCTCATGTGCGTATTACTGGTGATGAGGGCGGTCCGTACAGTTTGGAGATTGTAGATGCTTAG
- a CDS encoding heavy metal translocating P-type ATPase, translating into MSQSKLKRVWQSMIEVPMLFVTLGVLVVLVFMSLPDMSAFAQYRIWIVAVLVLVTVVDTLIGMIADIKQGHVGLDVLAVVAIVSTLAVGEYWASWTVVLMIYSGSVIEAYAQGTAEHNLTALLSAAPHEAHRISRADHVNNATATADTTVHDVDASEIKIMDLLLIKPGETVPVDGVVMSERAVVNLSMINGEPLPQTVLNAQRVPSGAINDSDTFILRAIASAEDSQYQRILSLVKSAQESRPSSVRTADLLAVPFTVLAFFIAGISWFISGNPVRFTQVLVLATPCPLLIAAPVAYLGGTSRLAASGVLIKGQEILEQLTKVSDIFFDKTGTLTVKQPQVVNVERVHTTESTENTEGTENTKETVALSDNLMVAVAGAVESYSIHILALGIASAGAKARAQLNAQERATLNIDAISHVSERSGYGVSALVDGHVVKVGRQAFVIDEKDSLGFSKSGRLPQHNTRPSALSAAMPHQRTKEKVSAQSAFPPLPADMMAAYVSIDGVLVGRIVLRDITRAHAANTMSRLRELGVKSISMLTGDNSESAHRIASEVGIASENVHSSLLPENKQRILNNSRQNASGSLMMVGDGVNDAPVLAAADIGVALTDGSSSAASQTAHMVIMNDNLSLIPQSIEIARRTRLVMLQSVFLGLGLALAGMIVAAFGVVPAVVGAFGQEAIDVVSIVWALNAVRDKK; encoded by the coding sequence ATGAGCCAGTCAAAACTGAAACGTGTATGGCAGAGCATGATAGAAGTGCCCATGCTCTTCGTTACTCTTGGCGTCTTGGTAGTGCTTGTGTTCATGAGCTTACCAGACATGAGCGCTTTTGCGCAGTATCGCATCTGGATTGTTGCTGTACTGGTGCTTGTTACTGTTGTGGATACTCTCATCGGCATGATTGCAGACATTAAGCAGGGTCATGTAGGTCTTGACGTGCTAGCAGTTGTGGCGATTGTGTCCACGTTGGCGGTGGGGGAATATTGGGCGTCGTGGACGGTTGTCCTTATGATTTATTCCGGCTCGGTAATTGAAGCCTACGCTCAGGGCACAGCAGAACATAACTTGACTGCTCTGCTTTCCGCCGCACCTCACGAGGCTCATAGAATTTCGCGCGCGGACCATGTGAACAATGCAACCGCCACTGCAGACACCACGGTACACGACGTGGATGCATCCGAAATAAAAATCATGGATTTGCTACTTATTAAGCCCGGCGAAACTGTTCCCGTTGATGGCGTGGTCATGAGTGAGCGAGCCGTAGTTAATTTGTCTATGATTAACGGCGAACCTTTACCTCAAACAGTGCTCAACGCTCAGCGCGTGCCGTCAGGCGCTATTAATGATTCAGACACCTTTATTCTCCGTGCTATTGCGTCAGCTGAAGACTCCCAGTATCAACGAATTTTGTCGCTGGTTAAATCTGCCCAGGAATCCCGCCCAAGCTCTGTGCGCACTGCTGATTTGCTTGCCGTTCCTTTTACGGTGCTTGCTTTTTTCATTGCTGGAATTTCGTGGTTCATCAGCGGCAATCCGGTACGCTTTACTCAGGTCTTAGTTTTGGCCACACCATGCCCACTTCTGATTGCTGCACCCGTTGCATATTTGGGCGGTACTTCGCGTTTAGCAGCATCAGGAGTTTTGATTAAAGGTCAGGAAATACTAGAACAGCTAACAAAAGTATCTGATATTTTCTTCGACAAAACAGGAACTTTAACAGTAAAACAGCCGCAAGTGGTGAATGTGGAACGCGTCCACACGACTGAAAGTACTGAAAATACTGAAGGTACTGAAAATACTAAAGAAACAGTAGCGCTATCTGATAATTTAATGGTGGCAGTTGCAGGTGCAGTGGAATCTTATTCAATCCATATTTTGGCTTTAGGTATTGCTAGCGCTGGGGCTAAGGCTCGCGCTCAGTTGAACGCGCAGGAGCGTGCAACGTTAAATATTGACGCAATATCTCATGTGTCTGAGCGAAGCGGATATGGAGTATCTGCACTGGTAGATGGTCACGTAGTGAAAGTGGGACGGCAAGCATTTGTGATTGATGAGAAAGATAGCTTAGGTTTCTCTAAATCAGGACGCTTGCCACAGCATAATACCCGACCATCAGCTCTGAGCGCGGCTATGCCACATCAACGCACCAAAGAAAAAGTGAGTGCCCAATCAGCTTTTCCGCCATTGCCGGCAGACATGATGGCTGCGTACGTGTCGATTGACGGTGTGCTTGTGGGGCGCATCGTGCTACGTGATATTACGCGTGCACATGCTGCGAATACTATGAGTAGATTGCGTGAGCTGGGCGTGAAGTCTATTTCTATGTTGACTGGTGACAATTCAGAATCAGCACATCGCATCGCTTCTGAGGTTGGAATTGCGTCAGAAAACGTACACTCCAGCTTGCTGCCGGAAAATAAACAGCGCATTCTCAATAATTCTCGACAGAATGCTTCGGGAAGTCTGATGATGGTGGGCGATGGCGTTAATGACGCTCCTGTGCTGGCGGCTGCCGATATTGGTGTGGCTTTAACCGATGGTTCATCCTCCGCTGCATCTCAAACTGCTCACATGGTTATTATGAATGATAATCTCAGTCTGATTCCTCAATCTATTGAGATTGCTCGCCGCACGCGTTTAGTTATGCTGCAGTCCGTTTTTCTTGGTCTGGGGTTGGCTCTGGCGGGTATGATTGTAGCAGCATTCGGAGTAGTTCCTGCAGTTGTGGGTGCTTTTGGTCAAGAGGCAATAGACGTGGTGTCTATTGTGTGGGCGCTCAACGCTGTACGCGATAAAAAGTAG